DNA from Pseudocitrobacter corydidari:
CTGATGGAACGTATGCACGAGCATGCGACGAAATTCGAAACCGAAATTCTGTTCGATCACATCACCAGTGTGGATTTACAAAATCGTCCGTTCCGCCTGATTGGCGACAGCGGCGAATACACCTGCGATGCGTTAATCATTGCCACGGGTGCATCTGCTCGCTATCTGGGTCTGCCTTCTGAAGATGCGTTCAAAGGCCGCGGCGTTTCCGCCTGCGCGACCTGCGACGGTTTCTTCTACCGCAACCAGAAAGTCGCGGTCATCGGCGGCGGCAACACCGCGGTTGAAGAAGCACTGTACCTCTCTAACATCGCTGCTGAAGTGCACCTGATTCACCGTCGCGACAGCTTCCGCGCGGAAAAAATTCTGATCAAGCGTCTGATGGATAAAGTGGAAAGCGGCAACATCGTGCTTCACACCCACCGTACGCTCGAAGAAGTGACGGGCGATCAGATGGGCGTGAGCGGTCTGCGCCTGCGCGATACGCAAAACAGCGACAATATTGAAACGCTGGACGTTGCGGGTCTGTTTGTCGCCATCGGCCACAGCCCGAATACGGCTATCTTTGAAGGTCAGCTTGAGCTGGAAAACGGCTACATCAAAGTGCAGTCCGGTATTCACGGTAACGCTACTCAAACCAGCATCCCTGGCGTTTTCGCCGCCGGCGATGTCATGGACCACATCTACCGTCAGGCTATCACCTCTGCGGGCACCGGCTGTATGGCGGCGCTGGATGCAGAGCGTTATCTCGACGGTTTGGCTGACGCGTGTAAATAATCTTTACAAGTCAGTAACAAAGGTAAATAAGGCGACTATAAGTCGCCTTTATTTTTGCCGCGATGTAACATTGCCGTGCCTAAAAATTCTCATTACAAGCACCTGCGAAGCACGCAATGAATAAAAGCCGTCAACAAGAACTCACCCGCTGGTTAAAACAGCAAAGTTTGATCTCCCGTCGCTGGTTGATGATTTCCCGTCTGCTGGGCTTTGTCAGCGGCGCATTAATTATCGCCCAAGCCTGGCTTCTGGCCCGCATTCTGCACCACATGATTATGGAAAATATTCCACGCGAGGCGCTGTTGCTGCCTTTTGTGCTGCTGGTGCTGGTCTTTATTCTGCGCGCCTGGGTGGTGTGGCTGCGTGAGCGCGTGGGTTTCCATGCGGGGCAGCACATTCGCTTTGAAATCCGCAAGCATGTTCTCGACCGCCTGCAACAGGCAGGCCCGGCATGGATTCAGGGCAAGCCTGCGGGCAGTTGGGCGACGCTGATTCTTGAGCAGATTGACGACATGCACGACTACTATGCGCGTTATCTGCCGCAAATGGCGCTGGCCGTCTGCGTGCCGCTGCTGATTGTGGTTGCTATCTTCCCGTCTAACTGGGCGGCCGCGCTGATTCTGCTGTTTACCGCTCCGTTGATCCCGCTGTTTATGGCGCTGGTCGGGATGGGCGCGGCGGACGCTAACCGTCGCAACTTCCAGGCGCTGGCTCGCCTGAGTGGCCACTTCCTCGATCGCCTGCGTGGGATGGAAACACTGCGTATCTTTGGTCGCGGTGAAGCTGAAACCGAAAGTATCCGTGAAGCCTCACAAGATTTCCGTCAGCGCACGATGGAAGTGTTACGCATGGCGTTCCTCTCTTCCGGCGTGCTGGAGTTCTTTACGTCACTCTCTATCGCCCTGGTGGCGGTCTATTTTGGTTTCTCGTATCTCGGTGAACTCAATTTTGGCAGCTACGGGATGGCGGTCACGCTCTCGTCCGGTTTCCTCGCGTTAATCCTCGCCCCGGAGTTTTTCCAGCCATTGCGCGATTTAGGCACCTTCTATCACGCCAAAGCGCAGGCCGTTGGCGCAGCCGACAGTTTAAAAACCTTTATGGAAACCCCGCTGGCGCATCCGGAACAGGGTGAGCGAGAAATCAATGATAAAGAGCCGGTCACACTGACAGCACGCGATCTGTTTATTACCTCACCGGAAGGGAAAATCCTTGCCGGGCCGCTGAACTTTAGCCTTGAGGCCGGGCAGCGCGTGGTGATGGTTGGGCAAAGCGGTTCCGGCAAAAGCTCACTGCTGAACACGCTGGCAGGATTTCTCCCGTATACCGGTTCGTTACAGGTGAATGGCGTGGAACTGAGTCAGCTTCACCCCGAAAGCTGGCGGCGTATGATGAGTTGGGTCGGGCAGAACCCGCAGCTCCCGGCTGCCACGCTGCGCGAAAACGTTCTACTGGCCAATCCTCACGCCAGCGAGCAACAGTTACAGGCCGCGCTGGATAACGCCTGGGTCAGCGAGTTTTTACCGCAGCTTCCGCAGGGTGTTGATACCGTCGTAGGCGATCAGGCCGCGCGTCTCTCCGTCGGCCAGGCGCAGCGCGTTGCCGTGGCACGCGCGCTGCTGATGCCGTGCCGGTTATTATTGCTTGATGAGCCCACCGCCAGTCTGGATGCACACA
Protein-coding regions in this window:
- the trxB gene encoding thioredoxin-disulfide reductase, which produces MGTAKHSKLLILGSGPAGYTAAVYAARANLHPVLITGMEKGGQLTTTTEVENWPGDPNDLTGPLLMERMHEHATKFETEILFDHITSVDLQNRPFRLIGDSGEYTCDALIIATGASARYLGLPSEDAFKGRGVSACATCDGFFYRNQKVAVIGGGNTAVEEALYLSNIAAEVHLIHRRDSFRAEKILIKRLMDKVESGNIVLHTHRTLEEVTGDQMGVSGLRLRDTQNSDNIETLDVAGLFVAIGHSPNTAIFEGQLELENGYIKVQSGIHGNATQTSIPGVFAAGDVMDHIYRQAITSAGTGCMAALDAERYLDGLADACK
- the cydD gene encoding heme ABC transporter permease/ATP-binding protein CydD yields the protein MNKSRQQELTRWLKQQSLISRRWLMISRLLGFVSGALIIAQAWLLARILHHMIMENIPREALLLPFVLLVLVFILRAWVVWLRERVGFHAGQHIRFEIRKHVLDRLQQAGPAWIQGKPAGSWATLILEQIDDMHDYYARYLPQMALAVCVPLLIVVAIFPSNWAAALILLFTAPLIPLFMALVGMGAADANRRNFQALARLSGHFLDRLRGMETLRIFGRGEAETESIREASQDFRQRTMEVLRMAFLSSGVLEFFTSLSIALVAVYFGFSYLGELNFGSYGMAVTLSSGFLALILAPEFFQPLRDLGTFYHAKAQAVGAADSLKTFMETPLAHPEQGEREINDKEPVTLTARDLFITSPEGKILAGPLNFSLEAGQRVVMVGQSGSGKSSLLNTLAGFLPYTGSLQVNGVELSQLHPESWRRMMSWVGQNPQLPAATLRENVLLANPHASEQQLQAALDNAWVSEFLPQLPQGVDTVVGDQAARLSVGQAQRVAVARALLMPCRLLLLDEPTASLDAHSEQRVMQALTRASTQQTTLMVTHQLEEITDWDAIWVMDNGQIVEQGSYQQLAAAQGPFARLLANRQEEI